The following proteins come from a genomic window of Achromobacter deleyi:
- a CDS encoding C40 family peptidase, with protein MLKRTMQAIRDHGVATYPQECCGLVVKAGRREWYVPCRNTAASEEHFVMSAQDYAAAEESGRITAVVHSHPDATALPSEADRVACEASGLPWYIVAVAKDPDGKIKAGEIRGFTPEGFQAPLLGRQFAHGVLDCYSLVRDWYARERGIPLPDFPREDGWWEPGRAGDLYMDHYAEAGFRPLHSHEALAPGDVVVMQVRSDRANHAGVFLGAQPLREAPDLFPLPDAMLHHLYGRDSERVVYGGFWREATRVVLRHGEKT; from the coding sequence ATGCTCAAACGCACGATGCAGGCCATCCGCGACCATGGCGTGGCGACGTATCCGCAGGAATGCTGCGGGCTGGTGGTCAAGGCGGGCCGACGCGAATGGTATGTGCCGTGCCGCAACACCGCGGCCAGCGAAGAGCATTTCGTCATGTCCGCGCAGGATTACGCGGCGGCCGAGGAAAGCGGCCGGATCACGGCCGTGGTGCACTCGCACCCGGACGCGACGGCGCTGCCCAGCGAAGCCGACCGGGTGGCCTGCGAGGCGTCCGGCCTGCCCTGGTACATCGTCGCCGTGGCCAAGGATCCCGATGGCAAGATCAAGGCCGGCGAGATCCGCGGCTTCACGCCGGAAGGATTCCAGGCGCCGTTGCTGGGGCGGCAGTTCGCGCACGGCGTGCTCGATTGCTATTCGCTGGTGCGTGACTGGTATGCGCGCGAACGCGGCATCCCGCTGCCGGACTTCCCGCGCGAGGACGGCTGGTGGGAGCCCGGCCGCGCTGGCGACCTGTACATGGATCACTACGCCGAGGCGGGCTTTCGCCCCTTGCATTCGCATGAAGCGTTGGCGCCGGGCGACGTGGTGGTGATGCAGGTGCGTTCGGACCGCGCCAACCATGCGGGCGTCTTCCTCGGCGCCCAGCCGCTGCGCGAGGCGCCGGACCTGTTTCCGCTGCCGGACGCGATGCTGCATCACCTGTATGGGCGCGACTCCGAGCGGGTCGTGTACGGCGGGTTCTGGCGGGAGGCCACGCGGGTGGTGCTGCGCCATGGAGAAAAGACATGA
- a CDS encoding tail assembly protein: protein MNDRTRVVRLYGWLGTRFGREHRLAVASPAEAVRALCALLPGFERAVADSERRGVRFACFAGRRNLSEDELRYPVGADAIRIAPVLAGAKNGGLFQTVLGAALIAAAAIYSGGLAAAFTAGGLTQATATLGLSMMLGGVAQMLSPQQRLLSAKDGPENGASYNFNGPVNTMAQGNPVPLLYGEMFVGSATISAGIYSEDQV, encoded by the coding sequence ATGAATGACAGGACACGAGTGGTCCGGCTATACGGCTGGCTGGGCACGCGCTTTGGCCGGGAGCACCGTCTGGCCGTGGCCAGTCCCGCCGAGGCGGTGCGGGCGCTGTGCGCGCTGCTGCCGGGCTTCGAGCGCGCGGTCGCGGACAGCGAGCGGCGGGGCGTGCGCTTTGCCTGCTTCGCCGGCCGCCGCAATCTGTCGGAAGACGAGCTGCGGTATCCGGTGGGCGCGGACGCCATCCGCATCGCGCCGGTCCTGGCGGGCGCCAAGAATGGCGGCTTGTTCCAGACGGTGCTGGGAGCGGCGTTGATCGCCGCGGCGGCGATCTACAGCGGGGGCCTGGCGGCCGCATTCACGGCGGGCGGCCTGACCCAGGCCACGGCGACGCTGGGCCTGTCGATGATGCTGGGCGGCGTCGCGCAGATGCTGTCGCCGCAGCAACGGCTGCTCAGCGCCAAGGACGGCCCGGAAAACGGCGCCTCCTACAACTTCAACGGGCCCGTCAACACCATGGCACAAGGCAATCCCGTGCCGTTGCTGTACGGGGAAATGTTCGTCGGCAGCGCCACGATCTCCGCGGGTATCTATTCGGAAGACCAGGTATGA